A window from Musa acuminata AAA Group cultivar baxijiao unplaced genomic scaffold, Cavendish_Baxijiao_AAA HiC_scaffold_1139, whole genome shotgun sequence encodes these proteins:
- the LOC135671501 gene encoding protein indeterminate-domain 7-like: MKGLTIQQHQPADENMSNLTSASGEASVSSNQQSSFASPTPNPTKKKRNLPGNPDPDAEVIALSPKTLMTTNRFVCEICNKGFPREQNLQLHRRGHNLPWKLKQRSSKEVRKKVYLCPEVTCVHHDPSRALGDLTGIKKHFSRKHGEKKWKCDKCSKKYAVQSDWKAHSKICGTREYRCDCGTLFSRRDSFITHRAFCDALAEESARAMAANPLTNHQALLFSPAAASCEPSSLQPTLLQSYFPHLTRGDEADASILGSHGMQRELSLGGEHQHQRFNVRSTIPPWLVCQGATALNMLDLPSTVYSTRLEAEHGREDPVPHPPLPPAFPHALAPSPHMSATALLQKAAEMGATMSRPAHLGLMAAHAPSSAPFAADGTSGVGLGLSSYRDMGHGIGGGQGSAPPPPLLRDMVATSLSATPGFHGSFEDAIRAIREARNSDKSGLGRSHGMAEEGGGGINDGMTRDFLGLKAFPHRNILNLTGLDPCLTAAAASSSSSAYEQQQQQQQQSKKPWHG, encoded by the exons ATGAAAGGGCTGACGATACAGCAACACCAACCGGCGGACGAGAACATGTCCAATCTCACCTCTGCCTCCGGGGAAGCAAGCGTCTCTTCCAACCAGCAATCCTCCTTCGCCTCCCCGACCCCAaatccaaccaagaaaaagaggaacCTCCCGGGAAATCCAG ATCCAGATGCCGAGGTGATAGCGTTGTCCCCCAAGACGCTGATGACGACCAATAGGTTCGTGTGCGAAATCTGCAACAAAGGATTCCCGAGGGAGCAGAACCTGCAGCTGCACAGGAGAGGCCACAACCTCCCCTGGAAGCTGAAGCAAAGAAGCAGCAAGGAGGTGAGGAAGAAGGTGTACCTGTGCCCGGAGGTGACCTGCGTCCATCACGATCCCTCCCGGGCGCTTGGCGACCTTACTGGGATCAAGAAGCACTTCAGCAGgaagcatggggagaagaagtggaagtgcgACAAGTGCTCCAAGAAGTATGCTGTTCAATCCGACTGGAAGGCCCACTCCAAGATCTGTGGCACAAGGGAATACAGATGTGACTGTGGCACCCTATTCTCAAG GAGGGATAGCTTTATCACACACAGAGCCTTTTGTGACGCTCTGGCAGAAGAAAGTGCAAGAGCTATGGCAGCAAACCCTTTGACCAATCACCAGGCTCTCCTCTTCTCGCCGGCTGCAGCATCCTGTGAGCCTTCCTCTCTCCAGCCAACCCTCCTACAAAGTTACTTCCCTCACCTGACGAGAGGCGATGAGGCCGATGCCAGCATTCTCGGTAGCCACGGGATGCAGCGAGAGCTGTCGCTCGGAGGAGAACACCAGCATCAACGATTCAACGTCAGATCAACCATCCCACCATGGCTGGTTTGCCAGGGAGCCACCGCTCTGAACATGTTAGACCTCCCTTCTACCGTCTACTCCACCAGGTTAGAAGCGGAGCACGGTCGAGAGGACCCAGTTCcccatcctcctcttcctccagcgTTCCCCCATGCCTTGGCTCCGTCCCCTCACATGTCGGCCACCGCGTTACTCCAGAAAGCGGCTGAGATGGGTGCAACCATGAGCAGACCTGCACACCTGGGTCTGATGGCAGCTCACGCTCCGAGTTCTGCGCCTTTTGCGGCCGATGGTACTTCCGGCGTCGGTCTTGGGTTGTCCTCATACCGAGACATGGGTCACGGCATCGGTGGTGGACAAGGATCAGCACCTCCTCCTCCGCTTCTTCGAGACATGGTTGCGACCTCGCTTTCCGCAACTCCAGGTTTTCATGGGTCTTTTGAGGATGCAATAAGAGCAATAAGAGAAGCGAGGAATAGCGACAAGAGCGGCCTCGGGAGAAGCCACGGAATGGCCGAGGAAGGAGGTGGCGGGATTAACGATGGGATGACGAGAGACTTCCTGGGACTGAAGGCTTTTCCCCACAGGAACATCCTCAACCTGACCGGGTTGGATCCATGTttgaccgccgccgccgcctcctcctcctcctccgcctacgaacagcagcagcaacagcaacagcaaagCAAGAAGCCATGGCACGGCTAG
- the LOC103973050 gene encoding uncharacterized protein LOC103973050, whose amino-acid sequence MARSPVLIYLIVVLFVLLLLSFAPKRPNRPHRRLKLRSAADVSDQTGRDRRGIPFDPVIADIERRREDREWERAHFLPQGHAPAMEAQPEWEDFMDAEDYINDEERFNVSDRIVQLFPKIDVAPADGFVSSDELAEWNLRQVEKEVMHRTQRDMELHDKNHDGFISFEEYEPPNWARRYHDDNATDDKVGWWKAEHFNASDMNGDSLLNLTEFNDFLHPADTNNPKLIHWLSKEEIRERDKDKDGKLNFQEYFNGFFDLIRKDDVYNFTHESDGSTDAPAKRLFSQLDHNNDGYLSEDELIPVIGDLHPSERYYAKQQADYVISEADTDKDRRLTLKEMIENPYVFYSAIFAEEDDYNYHDEFR is encoded by the exons ATGGCGAGATCCCCCGTCTTGATCTATTTGATCGTGGTGCTCTTCGTGCTCCTACTCCTCTCCTTCGCCCCGAAACGACCTAACCGCCCCCACCGCCGGCTAAAGCTCCGTTCCGCCGCTGACGTCTCCGACCAGACCGGCCGCGACCGCCGTGGCATTCCCTTCGACCCTGTCATCGCAGACATCGAGCGCCGCCGGGAGGATCGCGAGTGGGAGCGGGCCCACTTCCTCCCCCAGGGTCACGCCCCCGCCATGGAGGCCCAGCCCGAGTGGGAGGACTTCATGGACGCTGAAGACTACATCAACGACGAGGAGCGCTTCAATGTCTCCGACCGCATCGTGCAGCTCTTTCCCAAGATCGACGTTGCCCCCGCCGACGGCTTTGTTAGCTCCGATGAGCTGGCCGAGTGGAATCTCAGGCAGGTGGAGAAAGAGGTGATGCACCGGACTCAGCGGGACATGGAGCTCCATGACAAGAATCACGACGGCTTCATCTCGTTCGAGGAGTACGAGCCGCCCAACTGGGCCCGTCGATACCATG ATGATAATGCAACCGATGATAAAGTGGGATGGTGGAAAGCGGAGCATTTCAATGCTTCAGATATGAATGGTGATAGTCTTCTTAATCTAACAGAGTTTAATGA CTTTCTTCATCCAGCTGACACCAACAATCCAAAGCTGATCCACTGGTTGTCCAAAGAAGAAATTAG GGAAAGAGATAAAGATAAAGATGGGAAGCTTAATTTTCAAGAATATTTTAATGGTTTCTTTGACTTAATAAGGAAAGATGATGTTTACAATTTTACACATGAATCCGATGGTTCAACAGATGCACCGGCTAAAAGGCTTTTCTCACAGCTTGACCACAACAATGATGG ATACTTATCAGAAGATGAGTTGATACCCGTAATTGGTGATCTACACCCATCAGAGCGTTACTATGCTAAGCAACAAGCTGATTATGTTATTTCAGAG GCAGATACAGATAAAGACAGGCGCTTAACTTTGAAAGAGATGATTGAAAATCCTTATGTATTCTACAGTGCTATTTTTGCCGAGGAAGATGATTATAACTATCATGATGAGTTCCGCTAG